The Triplophysa rosa linkage group LG3, Trosa_1v2, whole genome shotgun sequence genome has a segment encoding these proteins:
- the LOC130551661 gene encoding neuronal cell adhesion molecule-like isoform X6, with product MDGPSDGRFALLLMFLCRVIAALEVPLDPKLLEKLPQPPTITHQSPKDFIIDPRENVIIHCEAKGKPHPRFSWTRNGTHFDIDKDPKVIMKPHSGTLVIDISGGEKAEAYEGVYQCTARNELGTAVSNNIIIRQSRSPLWSKERMNPIIAQEGQSLVLPCRPPAGLPPPIIFWMDNNFQRLPQSRRVSQGLNGDLYFSSVQTEDSRNDYICYARFPHTQTIQQKQPISVRVLNMDSINDTMEAYFNETDLFGEKAGEERAPTFMVPTEPVSSKLVLRGDVLEMECIADGLPTPDISWNKVSGEIPSMRGSFPNYHKTLRIKEVSEADAGEYRCTASNRHGTVHHTIRVTVKAAPYWISAPRNLVLAPVETGVITCRAGGHPKPTISWSMNGVPIENAPTDPSRTVEDDTIIFSEVQTGSSAVYQCNASNEYGYLLSNAFINVLAEPPRVLTTPNKVYQVIINKPALLKCATLGSPIPAVTWFKESRSSTLEGDPYVFHKNGALEIHVSQKQNSGKYTCVARNSLGISENHVYLEVKEPTRILRPPEYRVVQRNRDVVFGCKVRHDPSLVPTVTWLKDNGELPDDERFRVDSDSLTITDVTEEDAGQYTCIVNTTLDEDSASALLTVVETTPTPAVISEQPDAPTDLELTDPEARSVQLTWTPGDDHNSPITKFLIQYEDGLHHAGVWHNLTEVPGMKTTAHLKLSPYVHYTFRVLALNSVGYSQPSETTRQYKTNPAAPDENPSDVRAMGTEHNNLVISWKPLTPLQSNGPGLKYKVMWRQEDAETEWTSVAVANVTKFVVSGTPTFVPYEVKVQALNAVDHGPKPAVVIGYSGEDFPSAAPDNVQVNVVNSTLAEIHWKAVPPKSVRGRLQGYKIHYRCERSLHRHNSHHNDQKIEIFSPNKTRGRLPHLHPHSVYSLYVSAFNGRGEGPAASVQRFETPEDVPGFPSFFRVVGSDLESLTLEWGPPHHRNGHLMGYSLKYQTVNSSNDLGVLEELDLPSNHSSVTLHNLKHSTRYKFYFSAKTLKGSGPALTEEAVTIVHKGAPAFPLVPLSSPRSPQHKGEEDWHKEKVNGSHSHVLKGLKEGLAYKVRVVARDHDNRTLHHSEELLVKVPAMVSPQVDIATQGWFIGLMSAIALLILILLIVCFIKRNKGGKYPVKEKEDAHGDPEIQPMKDDDLTFGEYSDEDHKPLKGSRTPSSGTVKRDDSDDSLVDYGDSGDTQFNEDGSFIGQYSGKSDRSVLRGHESSEPPSPVNAMNSFV from the exons ATGGACGGGCCGAGCGACGGCCGTTTCGCCCTGTTGTTGATGTTCCTGTGTCGTGTGATCGCAGCACTGGAGGTCCCTCTCGACC CTAAACTTCTGGAAAAAT TGCCGCAGCCTCCCACCATCACCCATCAGTCTCCAAAAGATTTCATCATAGATCCACGGGAGAATGTCATCATCCACTGTGAGGCCAAAGGCAAACCTCATCCCAG ATTCTCATGGACTAGGAATGGGACTCATTTCGACATCGATAAAGACCCCAAAGTCATCATGAAGCCTCATTCTGGAACGCTCGTGATTGACATCAGCGGAGGAGAGAAAGCTGAGGCGTACGAGGGCGTTTATCAGTGTACCGCTCGGAACGAGCTCGGAACCGCCGTCTCCAACAACATCATCATCCGGCAGTCCA GATCACCGCTGTGGTCCAAAGAGAGAATGAATCCAATCATCGCACAGGAAGGACAGTCATTGGTTCTCCCCTGCCGGCCCCCCGCTGGACTCCCCCCACCCATCATATTCTGGATGGACAACA ATTTCCAGCGACTGCCTCAGAGTCGGAGAGTTTCTCAGGGCCTGAACGGAGACCTCTACTTCTCCAGCGTCCAGACAGAAGATTCCAGAAACGACTACATCTGCTACGCTCGATTCCCGCACACGCAGACCATCCAGCAGAAGCAGCCCATCAGCGTCCGCGTGTTGAACA tggaTTCAATCAATGACACAATGGAAGCTTATTTCAATGAAACAGATTTGTTTGGTG AAAAAGCTGGCGAGGAGAGAGCGCCCACGTTTATGGTACCGACCGAGCCTGTCAGTTCTAAACTGGTTCTGAGAGGAGATGTTTTAGAGATGGAGTGTATCGCAGACGGCCT CCCCACTCCTGACATCTCGTGGAATAAAGTCAGCGGTGAGATACCGAGCATGCGTGGCTCCTTCCCTAACTACCATAAGACTCTGAGGATAAAAGAGGTTTCAGAGGCGGACGCTGGAGAATATCGCTGCACTGCCTCCAACCGGCACGGAACGGTCCATCACACCATCAGAGTGACTGTCAAAG CTGCTCCGTACTGGATCAGTGCTCCCAGGAATCTGGTTCTAGCTCCCGTGGAGACGGGCGTGATCACCTGCCGGGCGGGAGGTCACCCCAAACCCACCATCAGCTGGTCCATGAACGGAGTCCCGATAGAGA ATGCTCCTACAGATCCCAGCAGGACAGTGGAAGACGACACCATCATATTTTCAGAGGTTCAGACTGGTTCCAGTGCCGTTTACCAGTGTAACGCGTCTAATGAATATGGATATTTACTGTCCAATGCCTTCATCAATGTACTGG cgGAGCCTCCCAGAGTTCTGACCACACCAAATAAAGTTTACCAGGTCATCATAAACAAACCTGCGCTGCTGAAGTGTGCGACGTTAGGCTCTCCGATCCCAGCGGTCACATG GTTTAAAGAAAGCCGCTCCAGCACTTTAGAAGGCGACCCCTATGTGTTCCACAAAAACGGAGCTCTGGAGATCCACGTGTCTCAGAAACAGAACAGTGGAAAGTACACCTGCGTCGCCAGAAACTCGCTCGGCATCTCAGAGAACCACGTGTACCTGGAGGTCAAAG AGCCCACGCGAATCCTGAGACCACCAGAGTACAGAGTGGTCCAGCGGAACCGAGACGTTGTGTTTGGGTGTAAAGTAAGACACGACCCGTCTCTCGTGCCCACCGTGACGTGGCTGAAGGACAACGGAGAGCTTCCTGACGACGAGAG GTTCCGAGTGGATTCAGACAGTCTGACCATTACAGATGTGACAGAGGAGGACGCTGGTCAGTACACGTGTATCGTGAACACCACGCTGGACGAGGATTCGGCCAGCGCTCTCCTCACTGTGGTCG AGACCACACCCACCCCTGCTGTAATCTCCG AGCAGCCAGATGCGCCCACCGATCTAGAACTGACGGATCCGGAAGCCAGAAGCGTGCAGTTGACGTGGACGCCCGGAGACGACCACAACAGCCCCATCACGA AGTTTCTGATTCAGTATGAAGATGGTCTTCATCACGCCGGAGTGTGGCACAATCTCACTGAGGTTCCTGGGATGAAGACCACCGCTCATCTGAAACTCTCGCCGTACGTCCACTACACTTTCAGAGTGCTGGCGCTCAATAGCGTGGGTTACAGCCAGCCCAGCGAGACCACTCGACAATACAAAACCAACCCCGCAG CTCCTGATGAGAACCCCAGTGATGTCAGAGCCATGGGCACGGAACACAACAATCTGGTCATATCATGGAAG CCCCTGACGCCTCTACAGTCCAACGGTCCTGGACTCAAATATAAAGTCATGTGGCGTCAAGAGGACGCCGAGACAGAGTGGACATCCGTCGCCGTGGCCAACGTCACCAAATTTGTGGTGTCGGGGACGCCCACTTTCGTCCCCTACGAGGTGAAGGTTCAGGCTCTGAATGCTGTGGATCACGGACCCAAACCTGCCGTTGTTATCGGATATTCAGGCGAGGACT TTCCTTCAGCAGCGCCGGATAACGTCCAGGTTAACGTGGTGAACAGCACGCTGGCAGAGATCCACTGGAAGGCGGTTCCTCCTAAATCTGTGCGAGGCCGACTTCAGGGCTACAAA ATTCATTACCGTTGTGAGAGGAGTCTACACAGACACAACTCTCATCACAACGACCAGAAGATCGAGATCTTCAGTCCCAATAAAACCAGAGGAAGACTGCCCCACCTGCACCCGCACAGCGTCTACAGTCTTTACGTGTCGGCGTTTAACGGGCGAGGAGAGGGTCCCGCCGCCTCTGTCCAGCGCTTTGAGACCCCCGAGGACG TTCCTGGTTTTCCGTCATTCTTCCGGGTGGTGGGTTCAGATTTGGAATCGCTCACGTTGGAGTGGGGTCCACCTCACCATAGGAACGGACATCTTATGGGATACTCGCTCAAATATCAGACAG TGAATAGCAGCAACGATTTGGGCGTGTTGGAGGAGCTGGACCTCCCGTCCAATCACAGCAGCGTAACTCTGCACAACCTCAAACACAGCACACGCTACAAGTTTTACTTCAGTGCAAAGACCCTGAAGGGCTCCGGACCGGCTCTTACCGAGGAAGCCGTCACCATTGTGCATAAAG GAGCTCCAGCTTTTCCCCTCGTCCCCCTGAGCTCGCCGCGCTCCCCCCAGCACAAGG GTGAAGAAGACTGGCACAAAGAGAAGGTGAACGGATCTCACTCTCATGTTCTCAAGGGTTTGAAAGAAGGTTTGGCCTACAAGGTGCGTGTGGTGGCCAGAGATCATGACAACCGAACGCTCCATCACTCTGAAgagctgttggttaaggtcccaG CGATGGTGAGTCCTCAGGTGGACATTGCGACTCAGGGCTGGTTCATCGGTCTGATGTCTGCTATCGCTTTACTCATTCTCATCCTGCTCATCGTCTGCTTCATCAAGAGAAACAAAGGCGGGAAATATCCAG TGAAGGAGAAAGAAGACGCTCACGGGGATCCTGAGATTCAGCCCATGAAGGACGACGATTTAACATTCGGCGAGTACAG tGACGAGGACCATAAACCCTTAAAAGGGAGCCGAACACCGTCCAGTGGAACCGTGAAGCGAGACGATAGTGACGACAGTTTAGTTGACTACGGAGACTCTGGAGACACACAGTTCAACGAGGACGGCTCTTTTATAGGACAGTATAGCGGGAAGTCTGATCGGAGCGTGCTGCGCGGTCATGAGAGCTCAGAGCCGCCGTCTCCTGTTAATGCCATGAACTCGTTTGTGTAA
- the LOC130551661 gene encoding neuronal cell adhesion molecule-like isoform X3 yields the protein MDGPSDGRFALLLMFLCRVIAALEVPLDPKLLEKLPQPPTITHQSPKDFIIDPRENVIIHCEAKGKPHPRFSWTRNGTHFDIDKDPKVIMKPHSGTLVIDISGGEKAEAYEGVYQCTARNELGTAVSNNIIIRQSRSPLWSKERMNPIIAQEGQSLVLPCRPPAGLPPPIIFWMDNNFQRLPQSRRVSQGLNGDLYFSSVQTEDSRNDYICYARFPHTQTIQQKQPISVRVLNMDSINDTMEAYFNETDLFGEKAGEERAPTFMVPTEPVSSKLVLRGDVLEMECIADGLPTPDISWNKVSGEIPSMRGSFPNYHKTLRIKEVSEADAGEYRCTASNRHGTVHHTIRVTVKAAPYWISAPRNLVLAPVETGVITCRAGGHPKPTISWSMNGVPIENAPTDPSRTVEDDTIIFSEVQTGSSAVYQCNASNEYGYLLSNAFINVLAEPPRVLTTPNKVYQVIINKPALLKCATLGSPIPAVTWFKESRSSTLEGDPYVFHKNGALEIHVSQKQNSGKYTCVARNSLGISENHVYLEVKEPTRILRPPEYRVVQRNRDVVFGCKVRHDPSLVPTVTWLKDNGELPDDERFRVDSDSLTITDVTEEDAGQYTCIVNTTLDEDSASALLTVVEQPDAPTDLELTDPEARSVQLTWTPGDDHNSPITKFLIQYEDGLHHAGVWHNLTEVPGMKTTAHLKLSPYVHYTFRVLALNSVGYSQPSETTRQYKTNPAAPDENPSDVRAMGTEHNNLVISWKPLTPLQSNGPGLKYKVMWRQEDAETEWTSVAVANVTKFVVSGTPTFVPYEVKVQALNAVDHGPKPAVVIGYSGEDFPSAAPDNVQVNVVNSTLAEIHWKAVPPKSVRGRLQGYKIHYRCERSLHRHNSHHNDQKIEIFSPNKTRGRLPHLHPHSVYSLYVSAFNGRGEGPAASVQRFETPEDVPGFPSFFRVVGSDLESLTLEWGPPHHRNGHLMGYSLKYQTVNSSNDLGVLEELDLPSNHSSVTLHNLKHSTRYKFYFSAKTLKGSGPALTEEAVTIVHKALPAAPAFGNVSSSLSEDGPLISWEYWGPENHLYVEYIIDNSEEDWHKEKVNGSHSHVLKGLKEGLAYKVRVVARDHDNRTLHHSEELLVKVPAMVSPQVDIATQGWFIGLMSAIALLILILLIVCFIKRNKGGKYPVKEKEDAHGDPEIQPMKDDDLTFGEYSDEDHKPLKGSRTPSSGTVKRDDSDDSLVDYGDSGDTQFNEDGSFIGQYSGKSDRSVLRGHESSEPPSPVNAMNSFV from the exons ATGGACGGGCCGAGCGACGGCCGTTTCGCCCTGTTGTTGATGTTCCTGTGTCGTGTGATCGCAGCACTGGAGGTCCCTCTCGACC CTAAACTTCTGGAAAAAT TGCCGCAGCCTCCCACCATCACCCATCAGTCTCCAAAAGATTTCATCATAGATCCACGGGAGAATGTCATCATCCACTGTGAGGCCAAAGGCAAACCTCATCCCAG ATTCTCATGGACTAGGAATGGGACTCATTTCGACATCGATAAAGACCCCAAAGTCATCATGAAGCCTCATTCTGGAACGCTCGTGATTGACATCAGCGGAGGAGAGAAAGCTGAGGCGTACGAGGGCGTTTATCAGTGTACCGCTCGGAACGAGCTCGGAACCGCCGTCTCCAACAACATCATCATCCGGCAGTCCA GATCACCGCTGTGGTCCAAAGAGAGAATGAATCCAATCATCGCACAGGAAGGACAGTCATTGGTTCTCCCCTGCCGGCCCCCCGCTGGACTCCCCCCACCCATCATATTCTGGATGGACAACA ATTTCCAGCGACTGCCTCAGAGTCGGAGAGTTTCTCAGGGCCTGAACGGAGACCTCTACTTCTCCAGCGTCCAGACAGAAGATTCCAGAAACGACTACATCTGCTACGCTCGATTCCCGCACACGCAGACCATCCAGCAGAAGCAGCCCATCAGCGTCCGCGTGTTGAACA tggaTTCAATCAATGACACAATGGAAGCTTATTTCAATGAAACAGATTTGTTTGGTG AAAAAGCTGGCGAGGAGAGAGCGCCCACGTTTATGGTACCGACCGAGCCTGTCAGTTCTAAACTGGTTCTGAGAGGAGATGTTTTAGAGATGGAGTGTATCGCAGACGGCCT CCCCACTCCTGACATCTCGTGGAATAAAGTCAGCGGTGAGATACCGAGCATGCGTGGCTCCTTCCCTAACTACCATAAGACTCTGAGGATAAAAGAGGTTTCAGAGGCGGACGCTGGAGAATATCGCTGCACTGCCTCCAACCGGCACGGAACGGTCCATCACACCATCAGAGTGACTGTCAAAG CTGCTCCGTACTGGATCAGTGCTCCCAGGAATCTGGTTCTAGCTCCCGTGGAGACGGGCGTGATCACCTGCCGGGCGGGAGGTCACCCCAAACCCACCATCAGCTGGTCCATGAACGGAGTCCCGATAGAGA ATGCTCCTACAGATCCCAGCAGGACAGTGGAAGACGACACCATCATATTTTCAGAGGTTCAGACTGGTTCCAGTGCCGTTTACCAGTGTAACGCGTCTAATGAATATGGATATTTACTGTCCAATGCCTTCATCAATGTACTGG cgGAGCCTCCCAGAGTTCTGACCACACCAAATAAAGTTTACCAGGTCATCATAAACAAACCTGCGCTGCTGAAGTGTGCGACGTTAGGCTCTCCGATCCCAGCGGTCACATG GTTTAAAGAAAGCCGCTCCAGCACTTTAGAAGGCGACCCCTATGTGTTCCACAAAAACGGAGCTCTGGAGATCCACGTGTCTCAGAAACAGAACAGTGGAAAGTACACCTGCGTCGCCAGAAACTCGCTCGGCATCTCAGAGAACCACGTGTACCTGGAGGTCAAAG AGCCCACGCGAATCCTGAGACCACCAGAGTACAGAGTGGTCCAGCGGAACCGAGACGTTGTGTTTGGGTGTAAAGTAAGACACGACCCGTCTCTCGTGCCCACCGTGACGTGGCTGAAGGACAACGGAGAGCTTCCTGACGACGAGAG GTTCCGAGTGGATTCAGACAGTCTGACCATTACAGATGTGACAGAGGAGGACGCTGGTCAGTACACGTGTATCGTGAACACCACGCTGGACGAGGATTCGGCCAGCGCTCTCCTCACTGTGGTCG AGCAGCCAGATGCGCCCACCGATCTAGAACTGACGGATCCGGAAGCCAGAAGCGTGCAGTTGACGTGGACGCCCGGAGACGACCACAACAGCCCCATCACGA AGTTTCTGATTCAGTATGAAGATGGTCTTCATCACGCCGGAGTGTGGCACAATCTCACTGAGGTTCCTGGGATGAAGACCACCGCTCATCTGAAACTCTCGCCGTACGTCCACTACACTTTCAGAGTGCTGGCGCTCAATAGCGTGGGTTACAGCCAGCCCAGCGAGACCACTCGACAATACAAAACCAACCCCGCAG CTCCTGATGAGAACCCCAGTGATGTCAGAGCCATGGGCACGGAACACAACAATCTGGTCATATCATGGAAG CCCCTGACGCCTCTACAGTCCAACGGTCCTGGACTCAAATATAAAGTCATGTGGCGTCAAGAGGACGCCGAGACAGAGTGGACATCCGTCGCCGTGGCCAACGTCACCAAATTTGTGGTGTCGGGGACGCCCACTTTCGTCCCCTACGAGGTGAAGGTTCAGGCTCTGAATGCTGTGGATCACGGACCCAAACCTGCCGTTGTTATCGGATATTCAGGCGAGGACT TTCCTTCAGCAGCGCCGGATAACGTCCAGGTTAACGTGGTGAACAGCACGCTGGCAGAGATCCACTGGAAGGCGGTTCCTCCTAAATCTGTGCGAGGCCGACTTCAGGGCTACAAA ATTCATTACCGTTGTGAGAGGAGTCTACACAGACACAACTCTCATCACAACGACCAGAAGATCGAGATCTTCAGTCCCAATAAAACCAGAGGAAGACTGCCCCACCTGCACCCGCACAGCGTCTACAGTCTTTACGTGTCGGCGTTTAACGGGCGAGGAGAGGGTCCCGCCGCCTCTGTCCAGCGCTTTGAGACCCCCGAGGACG TTCCTGGTTTTCCGTCATTCTTCCGGGTGGTGGGTTCAGATTTGGAATCGCTCACGTTGGAGTGGGGTCCACCTCACCATAGGAACGGACATCTTATGGGATACTCGCTCAAATATCAGACAG TGAATAGCAGCAACGATTTGGGCGTGTTGGAGGAGCTGGACCTCCCGTCCAATCACAGCAGCGTAACTCTGCACAACCTCAAACACAGCACACGCTACAAGTTTTACTTCAGTGCAAAGACCCTGAAGGGCTCCGGACCGGCTCTTACCGAGGAAGCCGTCACCATTGTGCATAAAG CGCTGCCGGCCGCTCCTGCGTTTGGGAACGTTAGCTCGTCTCTGAGCGAGGATGGACCGCTAATCAGTTGGGAGTACTGGGGCCCAGAAAACCATCTTTATGTTGAATATATTATAGACAACA GTGAAGAAGACTGGCACAAAGAGAAGGTGAACGGATCTCACTCTCATGTTCTCAAGGGTTTGAAAGAAGGTTTGGCCTACAAGGTGCGTGTGGTGGCCAGAGATCATGACAACCGAACGCTCCATCACTCTGAAgagctgttggttaaggtcccaG CGATGGTGAGTCCTCAGGTGGACATTGCGACTCAGGGCTGGTTCATCGGTCTGATGTCTGCTATCGCTTTACTCATTCTCATCCTGCTCATCGTCTGCTTCATCAAGAGAAACAAAGGCGGGAAATATCCAG TGAAGGAGAAAGAAGACGCTCACGGGGATCCTGAGATTCAGCCCATGAAGGACGACGATTTAACATTCGGCGAGTACAG tGACGAGGACCATAAACCCTTAAAAGGGAGCCGAACACCGTCCAGTGGAACCGTGAAGCGAGACGATAGTGACGACAGTTTAGTTGACTACGGAGACTCTGGAGACACACAGTTCAACGAGGACGGCTCTTTTATAGGACAGTATAGCGGGAAGTCTGATCGGAGCGTGCTGCGCGGTCATGAGAGCTCAGAGCCGCCGTCTCCTGTTAATGCCATGAACTCGTTTGTGTAA